From Haloarcula rubripromontorii, the proteins below share one genomic window:
- a CDS encoding sulfatase, whose amino-acid sequence MQDFDSHAIENVLLVSIDCLREDWLQRGISESTVPTLERLATDGMYFDKAFTVANTTDPSLTSFMTASYPHTHGVQENGWGLDESVPVLAEEIQEAGNDTFGVVSVDHLSDEHSGLGRGFDEYCDGGGSYDTLYPILSRIYDTKMFNTVFGAVKDIGTEQWNLKSLLRQTGLIRLHCRTAKSVTQDAVSQLDRVDSPFFGWVHYFDMHEPRNYDRSDLEAHDEYTAAMKLVDGYVQQLLDELESRNLREETLVILTADHGEALDDHGYTGHGRQLYDEELHVPLAFHHPDIEPETVSEQVRTIDIAPTVLDLLDVEVPEEFEGRSVRENDDGTPPGDRDAFLTAYPEFTESIGLRTPGWKLIREGSDHELYDLSADPAEENDLVAAGSTGGTPFDDLCEKLQAWDSTGNEVSDQDVDADTQEMLKDLGYVD is encoded by the coding sequence CGGATGGGATGTACTTCGACAAGGCATTCACCGTTGCGAACACCACCGATCCGAGCCTCACGTCGTTCATGACCGCCTCATATCCCCACACACACGGCGTACAGGAGAACGGCTGGGGACTTGACGAATCCGTACCCGTACTAGCAGAGGAAATACAGGAGGCCGGAAACGACACGTTCGGTGTTGTCAGCGTCGACCACCTCAGTGACGAGCACTCGGGACTTGGACGCGGATTCGACGAATACTGCGACGGTGGCGGCTCTTACGACACGCTATACCCAATTTTGAGCCGGATATACGACACCAAGATGTTCAATACAGTGTTTGGCGCAGTGAAGGATATTGGCACGGAACAGTGGAACCTTAAGTCGCTTCTGCGCCAGACTGGACTTATCAGACTCCACTGTCGAACGGCAAAGAGCGTGACACAGGACGCTGTCAGCCAACTTGACCGCGTTGATAGCCCCTTCTTCGGCTGGGTGCACTACTTCGATATGCATGAGCCGCGGAATTACGACCGCAGCGATCTTGAAGCCCACGACGAGTACACGGCTGCGATGAAGCTCGTCGACGGGTATGTCCAGCAGCTACTCGATGAACTTGAATCACGGAACCTCCGCGAGGAGACACTCGTGATTCTCACTGCTGACCACGGCGAGGCATTGGACGACCACGGCTACACGGGCCACGGCCGCCAGCTCTACGATGAGGAACTCCACGTCCCGCTCGCGTTCCACCACCCGGATATCGAACCAGAAACCGTCTCCGAGCAGGTCCGAACGATCGATATCGCGCCGACAGTCCTTGACCTGCTGGATGTCGAGGTACCGGAGGAGTTCGAGGGGCGGAGCGTTCGTGAAAACGATGACGGCACGCCGCCAGGTGACCGTGACGCGTTCCTGACGGCCTATCCGGAGTTCACGGAGTCAATCGGCCTCCGGACGCCAGGGTGGAAGCTCATTCGTGAGGGGTCCGACCACGAGCTGTACGACCTGTCCGCTGATCCGGCCGAAGAGAATGACCTCGTCGCCGCTGGATCGACTGGCGGAACGCCGTTCGATGATCTCTGCGAGAAGCTACAGGCGTGGGATAGTACCGGAAACGAGGTCAGCGATCAGGATGTCGATGCTGATACCCAAGAGATGCTGAAAGATCTTGGGTACGTGGACTGA
- a CDS encoding sulfatase-like hydrolase/transferase, with the protein MRDVIFVTADSVRYDFVDAMEFVSTFSQHQGVTGAHYTRPSLASILTASYQGAIESRAMSPTVAEAFSRTGYTTIGLSSSPHTDPRFGFDAGFDVYENYCEAGNRGNPLRQFASQFDLIRKVYHRFRPPHAKLSNRLPDDELIDNAISAFNDESGPRFMWLHMMGTHRPYGLGDDAVPKEIDRKALFAPEKLSEADKKTITQKYRQTLSRADAEIERLVDSVDSSDPLVVFSSDHGDEFGEDGHYFHQPQRRRVVDALTTVPVATNDLSLCDPLSVLDIAPSLLGEVGGEIPAEWHGKDVRETPRDQTLTIAPWHGTTTVAWQDFETKIVSRDADVSMVRNGETVDVERDDVDEDLKQQMRDLGYVE; encoded by the coding sequence ATGAGAGATGTCATCTTCGTTACCGCAGACTCTGTCCGATACGATTTCGTGGACGCAATGGAGTTCGTTTCTACGTTCTCTCAACATCAGGGTGTGACCGGAGCCCACTACACGCGACCGAGTCTCGCCAGTATTCTGACCGCCTCATACCAAGGAGCTATCGAGTCTCGGGCGATGTCCCCGACGGTCGCCGAAGCGTTCTCCCGGACCGGGTACACGACGATAGGCCTCTCCTCGTCTCCCCACACCGACCCGCGGTTCGGGTTCGACGCCGGGTTCGACGTCTACGAGAACTACTGTGAGGCGGGCAACCGGGGCAACCCACTCCGGCAGTTCGCCTCACAGTTCGACCTCATCCGGAAGGTCTACCACCGCTTCCGGCCGCCCCACGCGAAGCTATCGAACCGGCTCCCGGACGACGAACTCATCGACAACGCCATCTCGGCGTTCAACGACGAGTCGGGGCCGCGGTTCATGTGGCTCCACATGATGGGCACGCACCGCCCGTACGGCCTCGGCGACGACGCCGTGCCCAAGGAGATAGACCGGAAGGCGCTGTTCGCCCCCGAGAAGCTCAGCGAGGCCGATAAAAAGACGATTACGCAGAAGTACCGCCAGACCCTCTCCCGGGCGGACGCAGAGATAGAGCGCCTCGTCGACTCGGTGGATTCGTCGGACCCGCTCGTGGTGTTCAGTTCGGACCACGGCGACGAGTTCGGCGAGGACGGGCACTACTTCCACCAGCCACAGCGGCGACGGGTGGTCGACGCGCTGACAACAGTGCCTGTGGCAACGAACGACCTCTCGCTGTGTGACCCTCTCAGCGTCCTCGACATCGCCCCGTCGCTGCTGGGCGAAGTCGGCGGCGAGATTCCGGCCGAGTGGCACGGGAAAGACGTCCGGGAGACGCCACGCGACCAGACGCTCACCATCGCCCCGTGGCACGGAACGACGACCGTCGCCTGGCAGGACTTCGAGACGAAAATCGTGAGCCGCGACGCCGACGTGTCGATGGTTCGGAACGGCGAGACGGTCGACGTCGAACGCGACGACGTGGACGAGGACCTCAAACAGCAGATGCGTGACCTCGGTTACGTCGAGTGA